Proteins encoded in a region of the Stieleria neptunia genome:
- a CDS encoding protein kinase domain-containing protein gives MSAEDRNDDQEDTLDDVDQRGASIDETKGDAIDETLQWAEPSDQTTTDVPSSNTEATRVFAGGSAANQTASDLNEETVDEVPPSVMHSRDISQTINPRELSKEDAAFWGSAAIGASKQNKAEPSQLRPAVERSITESKLQIRERDLAIPTRDPDSPSDYRLIRLLGRGGMGNVYVARQASLDRMIAVKVIKPLPKAKRQSLRQSGRLKDVEHERRQQFLSEAVVTGDLDHPNIVPIHDIAVAADNTLFYAMKRVVGQPWLKTIEERSRDENLEILLKVCDAIAFAHTRGVIHRDIKPENIMLGDFGEVLVMDWGLAIAKPEFEKRDSITFTAGLGGTPAFMAPEMALGPVEAIGPHSDIYLLGATLFYIITGVPPHRADNVSQCIRKVAANEIQDASTQHGGELLEIALRAMATDPKQRYESVQAFQQAIRSYRSHSESIAISTAAQQEYQRAQETLRYESFSRAGHGFEQALALWDGNQAAMEGLDRCRIDHAAAAYENGDYDLGLSLLNPNESKHLPLIEKLNAGLHQREQRLVRLRLMRRLVTASLLFILVGGSIALYVINQKRNEANEQRELAETQQQVAEQQSRLATEQRDRAEESEQLAANRLVEVEREKAKVELQKKIAEDNERDAKDARILAEENEQKAKDQELIAKQNADDALRQKLKAERSEKAALVALERARYESYLSQIGLAKARVDGNEFDDARLILTSIRAARRDQSPAWEWRYLWHLANQSRSSFRFDSGVSDLAMAADGRSGVVVCNDGTVHRAKIGDASGPIWTRDDLFATCADIAIDGQWCAIGTQRGTVLIVDPMTGRTLHVLDGHSATVNDLEFLADGRLLSASSDRTVALWDPGNERRVSRGWHIAPVVSLASRQSDSGDPPTIIAAVSDGKAGRVVAWQIQSDRFARIGEFSGHSFPAIALALSSDGQLAASGDTRGNVFLWRPRQLRPTDFDAALQRAIDSISDNPESPEPSVAGQPATPTQTPTQTAARSDGDAIVASWKAHPDAIAVMRFDDVDQTLLTGSDDYTIAAWMVADQSLRYTLRGHGGWVRALAIRANAVGLGDAAIVSGSADGTVRVWDRSTPESVSQDVDDATDETQGPATQIRTTPEHGTQLHGAQLNGTRLHGDEILAARLDRSGSRVISASRDHTARILGLDRTGLMFRELARINTNEAAAGELNEGTEFLAMSARLDASGKRLFVGSADATIRIWDVDSGTQLGVLQGTGLNNAFALSQDGRRLLSGSSRPDAKALLWDVDRRNGAPKIVHRLTAGDQAVTAFALSSDGEFAATGDRGGRCLQWDATTGQPIGPPIDLLRGYRINDLAISPDDQSLWVASDNGQLTEIDLQSRQPRRRLDHDGFVTALSLSPRGDQAITITAQTANNRFVTTATWWDLATQDSRRLDRVAAPLDADGQAAGDSARLTSARFGNRGNQVVVCRQTKDGRGGRVILIDLASQKNKAFDLPAAIGAPETGLLSLSDQLITLNGEAAFRWSIDAMAHVKSYRPHASVVDACFFPDGKIAATASRSVRLWQTDSGEAIDKLENPHAGAITGLDVSSRMDELGYRIATCGAEAAARLWIWKDRQSGFRLEREFGIDEAEIKQLQFSPDGGRLMLAGADGSIQLHPIDGSAATFRWRLPEGLAPTCVAFSSDGRYLAVGASDKTAWLIDSMADTDVKPRVMRGHADRIESIAVLNDGSGQVRVLTASRDKSARVWDPRLEVLEDDLSADSELIFGREVLALRRHTQGVTAIDCTGDGDLVMTAARDGKVLLWPAPQRAALDPVLP, from the coding sequence ATGAGTGCCGAAGACCGCAACGACGACCAAGAGGATACGCTGGATGACGTCGACCAAAGGGGGGCGTCCATCGACGAGACCAAGGGCGACGCCATCGACGAAACCTTGCAGTGGGCCGAGCCGTCGGATCAGACGACGACCGATGTTCCATCATCAAACACCGAAGCCACGCGTGTTTTCGCCGGCGGCTCTGCGGCCAATCAGACCGCCAGCGATCTGAATGAAGAGACCGTTGACGAAGTCCCGCCGTCGGTGATGCACAGCCGCGACATTTCCCAGACGATCAATCCGCGAGAACTGAGCAAGGAGGATGCGGCATTCTGGGGATCCGCCGCGATCGGGGCCAGCAAGCAGAACAAGGCCGAACCGTCCCAGTTGCGTCCCGCGGTGGAACGGTCCATCACCGAATCGAAACTGCAGATTCGCGAGCGTGACCTTGCCATCCCGACCCGCGACCCCGATTCGCCGTCGGACTATCGTTTGATTCGATTGCTCGGTCGCGGTGGCATGGGGAATGTCTACGTGGCGCGACAGGCCTCGCTGGATCGGATGATTGCGGTCAAGGTGATCAAGCCGCTGCCCAAGGCCAAACGTCAATCGCTCCGCCAATCCGGTCGCTTGAAGGACGTCGAACACGAGCGGCGTCAGCAATTCTTGTCCGAGGCGGTCGTCACGGGTGACCTGGATCACCCCAACATCGTTCCCATTCACGACATCGCCGTGGCGGCCGACAACACGTTGTTCTACGCCATGAAACGTGTCGTCGGTCAGCCTTGGCTGAAGACGATCGAAGAACGATCACGCGACGAAAATCTGGAAATCTTGTTGAAGGTCTGTGACGCGATCGCGTTCGCGCACACGCGCGGCGTGATCCACCGCGACATCAAACCCGAAAACATCATGCTCGGGGATTTTGGCGAAGTGTTGGTGATGGACTGGGGGCTGGCGATCGCCAAACCCGAATTCGAGAAACGCGACTCGATCACCTTCACCGCCGGCTTGGGCGGGACACCGGCTTTCATGGCGCCGGAGATGGCGCTCGGTCCGGTCGAGGCGATCGGCCCGCACAGCGATATTTATCTGCTCGGTGCGACGTTGTTTTACATCATCACCGGCGTTCCACCGCATCGGGCCGATAACGTCAGTCAGTGCATCCGCAAAGTCGCGGCGAACGAGATCCAAGACGCATCGACGCAGCATGGCGGCGAGTTGTTGGAGATCGCGTTGCGGGCGATGGCGACCGACCCCAAGCAGCGCTACGAGAGCGTGCAAGCGTTCCAGCAAGCGATCCGGTCGTATCGATCCCACTCTGAAAGCATCGCGATCTCGACGGCGGCCCAGCAGGAATATCAACGGGCCCAAGAAACGTTGCGTTACGAGTCCTTTTCACGCGCCGGTCACGGTTTTGAACAGGCCCTTGCGCTTTGGGATGGCAATCAAGCCGCCATGGAAGGCTTGGATCGATGTCGGATCGATCACGCCGCAGCCGCCTACGAAAACGGCGACTACGACCTGGGATTGTCATTGCTCAATCCCAACGAGTCGAAACACCTGCCGCTGATCGAAAAATTGAACGCGGGGTTGCACCAACGCGAACAACGTTTGGTTCGTTTGCGACTGATGCGCCGGCTTGTCACCGCCAGTTTGCTGTTCATTCTGGTCGGCGGAAGCATCGCGTTGTACGTGATCAATCAGAAACGCAATGAAGCGAACGAGCAGCGTGAACTTGCCGAAACCCAACAGCAGGTAGCCGAGCAACAATCTCGGCTCGCGACGGAGCAGCGGGATCGGGCGGAGGAATCCGAGCAGCTGGCGGCCAATCGGCTGGTCGAAGTGGAGCGGGAGAAGGCCAAGGTCGAGCTTCAGAAGAAAATCGCGGAAGACAACGAACGGGATGCAAAAGACGCGCGGATTTTGGCCGAGGAGAATGAACAGAAAGCCAAGGATCAAGAACTGATCGCCAAGCAAAATGCCGACGATGCGCTTCGACAGAAGCTGAAGGCCGAGCGGAGCGAAAAAGCTGCGTTGGTGGCACTGGAAAGGGCGCGGTATGAATCGTACCTGTCTCAAATCGGTTTGGCCAAAGCCCGCGTGGACGGCAATGAATTTGACGATGCACGATTGATCTTGACGTCGATTCGGGCTGCCCGACGCGACCAGTCACCGGCCTGGGAATGGCGTTACTTGTGGCACTTGGCCAACCAATCGCGATCGTCGTTCCGATTCGATTCCGGAGTCAGCGATCTTGCCATGGCAGCGGACGGTCGGTCCGGAGTCGTGGTTTGCAACGATGGCACGGTGCATCGCGCCAAGATCGGCGATGCATCGGGACCGATTTGGACGCGTGATGATCTGTTCGCGACGTGCGCGGACATCGCCATCGATGGCCAATGGTGTGCGATCGGGACGCAACGGGGGACTGTCTTGATTGTCGACCCGATGACGGGGCGGACCCTGCACGTGCTGGACGGACATTCCGCGACCGTCAACGATCTGGAATTTCTGGCCGACGGACGGTTGTTGTCCGCGTCCTCCGATCGCACGGTCGCACTGTGGGATCCCGGCAACGAGCGACGAGTCTCGCGCGGCTGGCATATCGCGCCGGTTGTTTCGCTGGCATCGCGTCAATCCGACAGCGGTGATCCGCCGACCATCATTGCTGCGGTCAGCGATGGGAAAGCGGGACGCGTCGTCGCGTGGCAGATCCAGTCCGACCGGTTTGCACGAATCGGAGAGTTTTCCGGTCATTCCTTCCCGGCCATTGCGTTGGCGCTGTCGAGTGATGGGCAACTGGCCGCATCCGGAGACACACGCGGCAACGTGTTTTTGTGGCGTCCCCGGCAACTGCGGCCCACCGATTTTGACGCCGCGCTCCAACGGGCGATCGATTCCATCAGCGACAATCCCGAGTCACCCGAACCGTCGGTCGCTGGACAGCCAGCCACGCCAACACAAACGCCAACACAAACAGCGGCGCGATCCGACGGAGATGCGATCGTCGCGAGCTGGAAAGCGCATCCGGACGCGATCGCCGTGATGCGGTTCGATGATGTCGACCAAACGCTGTTGACCGGATCGGATGACTACACGATCGCCGCGTGGATGGTTGCCGATCAATCGCTGCGGTACACCCTGCGTGGCCATGGCGGATGGGTCCGCGCGTTGGCAATCCGAGCAAACGCCGTGGGACTGGGGGACGCAGCCATTGTGTCGGGATCGGCCGACGGAACCGTTCGGGTTTGGGATCGCTCGACACCCGAATCGGTTTCGCAGGACGTGGACGACGCGACCGATGAGACGCAAGGGCCCGCGACCCAGATTCGCACGACCCCAGAACACGGCACGCAGTTACACGGCGCGCAGTTAAACGGCACGCGGCTACACGGTGACGAAATCCTGGCCGCGCGGCTCGATCGTTCCGGCTCTCGCGTGATTTCAGCCAGCCGCGACCACACCGCTCGGATCCTGGGGCTGGACCGAACGGGATTGATGTTCCGCGAGCTCGCGCGGATCAACACCAACGAAGCTGCGGCGGGCGAATTGAACGAAGGGACCGAGTTTTTGGCGATGTCGGCGCGGCTGGATGCGTCGGGAAAACGTTTGTTCGTCGGCAGTGCGGATGCGACGATCCGGATTTGGGATGTCGACTCGGGGACTCAGCTCGGTGTGTTGCAGGGGACGGGGCTCAACAACGCTTTTGCACTTTCCCAGGACGGTCGCCGGCTGTTGTCCGGTTCCAGTCGACCGGATGCCAAGGCATTGTTGTGGGATGTGGATCGGCGAAACGGAGCACCCAAAATCGTGCATCGTTTGACCGCCGGCGATCAAGCGGTGACCGCGTTTGCGTTGTCCAGTGATGGTGAATTCGCGGCAACGGGAGATCGCGGGGGGCGTTGTTTGCAGTGGGACGCGACGACGGGTCAACCGATCGGTCCGCCGATCGATCTGTTGCGAGGGTACCGAATCAACGATCTGGCGATTTCGCCGGACGACCAATCGCTGTGGGTGGCCAGCGACAACGGGCAATTGACGGAAATTGATTTGCAGTCGCGGCAACCGCGGCGCCGGTTGGATCATGACGGTTTTGTGACCGCCCTCTCGTTGTCACCGCGCGGGGACCAGGCGATCACGATCACCGCGCAAACCGCAAACAACCGCTTCGTCACGACGGCCACGTGGTGGGATCTGGCAACGCAAGACAGCCGTCGGCTCGATCGGGTCGCAGCGCCACTCGATGCCGACGGCCAGGCCGCCGGTGATAGCGCGCGTCTGACGTCGGCACGCTTCGGAAATCGGGGAAATCAGGTCGTGGTCTGTCGTCAAACCAAAGACGGACGCGGCGGCCGCGTGATATTGATCGATCTGGCCAGTCAAAAAAACAAGGCCTTTGATTTGCCGGCCGCGATCGGAGCACCCGAGACGGGGTTGTTGTCGCTCAGCGACCAGTTGATCACGCTCAATGGCGAAGCCGCCTTTCGTTGGTCGATCGACGCGATGGCACACGTGAAAAGCTATCGTCCCCACGCCTCGGTGGTCGATGCCTGTTTCTTTCCCGATGGAAAGATCGCCGCCACGGCCAGCCGAAGCGTGCGACTGTGGCAGACCGATTCGGGCGAGGCGATCGACAAGCTGGAAAACCCGCACGCCGGCGCGATAACGGGGCTGGATGTTTCAAGCCGTATGGACGAACTCGGTTATCGAATTGCAACGTGTGGCGCAGAAGCTGCCGCGCGACTTTGGATTTGGAAAGATCGCCAATCGGGTTTCCGCTTGGAACGCGAGTTCGGGATCGACGAAGCCGAAATCAAGCAGCTGCAGTTTTCGCCCGATGGCGGGCGGTTGATGCTCGCCGGCGCCGATGGTTCGATCCAGCTACACCCAATCGACGGTTCCGCTGCGACGTTCCGCTGGCGACTGCCCGAGGGGCTGGCGCCGACCTGTGTGGCATTTTCGAGCGATGGTCGATATTTGGCGGTCGGTGCTTCGGACAAGACCGCCTGGTTGATTGATTCAATGGCAGACACGGACGTCAAGCCGCGGGTGATGCGCGGCCACGCCGATCGAATCGAATCGATTGCCGTCTTAAACGACGGTTCCGGCCAAGTACGAGTGCTGACGGCATCACGCGACAAGTCCGCGCGGGTGTGGGATCCGCGTTTAGAAGTTCTCGAAGACGACTTGTCGGCG